The Microplitis demolitor isolate Queensland-Clemson2020A chromosome 8, iyMicDemo2.1a, whole genome shotgun sequence genome has a segment encoding these proteins:
- the LOC103572313 gene encoding pancreatic triacylglycerol lipase: MSYKILLCLLIGTVSVIADQVCYEELGCFDNEYPWYTLFRPYPLPKSREDVNTTFFFSNRAVNKSFVQTWPSIEMNPEFDPHKPTYFITHGYSSDSNTAWFKNLTEALLFMTDGNVFAVDWAQGSSGFYFTAAANTRTVAAEIRRVIHYLQDNYSLDVQNVHLLGHSLGSHIMGYVGKNFTDPKVHRISALDPAQPGFQGRNPEVRLDNTDADFVDVVHTDGKPFLPFLGLGMTSGVGDVDFFVNGGKWQPNCLLDGESFPYKSFYEIPKITITILYNLVTCSHTRAPRYMAAAIKEPCYMWAYRYNATTASLRWTDFVLEDKCDANSCSLMGLSASRLPARGNFALETSGTYPFCKSDVETDNEMKQAFLY; this comes from the exons ATGAGTTATAAAATACTGCTGTGTTTATTAATTGGGACGGTATCCG TGATTGCTGATCAAGTTTGTTATGAAGAATTGGGATGCTTTGATAATGAGTATCCATGGTACACTTTATTTCGTCCTTACCCTCTTCCAAAATCAAGAGAAGATGTcaatacaactttttttttctccaatcG AGctgtaaataaaagttttgtaCAAACTTGGCCGTCAATTGAAATGAATCCAGAATTTGATCCTCATAAGCCCACGTATTTTATCACTCATGGATATTCAAGCGATTCTAATACCGcttggtttaaaaatttaacggaagcattattatttatg ACAGATGGTAACGTATTTGCAGTAGATTGGGCACAAGGGTCCTcgggattttatttcacagcTGCCGCTAATACTCGCACAGTAGCCGCCGAAATTCGAAg agtaattcattatttacaaGACAATTATTCGCTGGATGTACAAAATGTCCATCTACTGGGTCACAGTCTCGGCTCGCACATAATGGGGTAcgttggaaaaaatttcacggATCCAAAAGTTCATCGTATTTCAGCTTTGGACCCAGCGCAGCCGGGATTCCAGGGCAGGAACCCGGAGGTGCGACTTGACAACACGGACGCTGATTTTGTGGACGTGGTACACACTGATGGGAAACCATTTTTACCGTTCCTTGGTCTAGGAATGACATCAGGAGTCGGCGATGTTGACTTCTTTGTCAACGGAGGCAAGTGGCAGCCAAACTGTCTGCTAGACGGCGAATCTTTCCCTTACAAATCTTTCTACGAGATTCCTAAAATAACGATAACTATTTTATACAATCTGGTGACTTGTAGTCATACAAGGGCTCCGCGATACATGGCCGCAGCCATAAAAGAGCCTTGTTACATGTGGGCGTATCGATACAATGCAACGACAGCTAGTTTACGATGGACAGATTTCGTTCTTGAAGACAAGTGTGATGCCAATTCATGCTCTTTGATGGGTTTGAGCGCTTCGCGGTTACCAGCACGCGGGAATTTCGCTTTAGAGACTAGCGGAACTTACCCTTTCTgca AAAGTGATGTAGAAACCGACAACGAAATGAAACAAGCATTTttgtattag